One region of Limnospira fusiformis SAG 85.79 genomic DNA includes:
- the thiS gene encoding sulfur carrier protein ThiS, which produces MSDRTITLKVNGEAQTCAPDTSLPKFLEDLGLNPRLVAVEYNGEILHRQFWETTTMEMGDILEIVTIVGGG; this is translated from the coding sequence ATGAGCGATCGCACTATCACCCTGAAAGTTAACGGAGAGGCGCAAACTTGCGCCCCAGATACTAGCCTACCTAAATTTTTGGAAGATTTGGGGTTAAATCCCCGTTTGGTGGCGGTGGAGTATAATGGGGAAATTCTCCACCGACAGTTTTGGGAAACTACGACTATGGAAATGGGTGATATCCTGGAAATTGTCACCATTGTGGGTGGTGGCTAA
- a CDS encoding DnaJ C-terminal domain-containing protein, which yields MQNFRNYYQILGVSRDASTDEIKKVYRRLARQYHPDLNPGDKEAEEKFKDIGEAYHILSDMEKRSQYDEYSKFWKQKGFSSAKKSPVSGFKTWGSRVANGRTQTQTPEVDFGEYADFNSFIDQLIGRRREVRTVTNDTPRVTSSDPYKSPNTRVIHRVPVRENRRDIEARLTLPLEKAYTGGAERIRLEDGRSLEVNMPPGMFTGQRIRLKNLGIQGGDLYLKITVKPHDFFRLEESNIICEVPVTPSEATLGGEIEVPTLDGWVKIKLPAGVVSGQCLRLANKGYPNENGDRGDQLVEIQIVAPKQITTQERELYEKLREIETFNPREDLPV from the coding sequence ATGCAAAATTTTCGGAATTATTATCAGATTTTAGGGGTTTCCAGAGATGCTTCTACTGATGAGATAAAAAAGGTCTATCGCCGTTTGGCTAGACAATATCATCCCGACCTAAATCCGGGGGATAAGGAAGCAGAAGAGAAGTTTAAGGATATTGGTGAGGCTTATCATATTCTGTCGGATATGGAAAAGCGATCGCAGTATGATGAGTACAGCAAATTTTGGAAACAAAAGGGTTTTTCTAGTGCCAAAAAATCCCCCGTCAGCGGCTTTAAGACCTGGGGAAGTCGGGTGGCTAATGGTCGCACCCAAACTCAAACACCGGAGGTCGATTTTGGGGAATATGCCGATTTTAATAGTTTTATTGATCAACTTATCGGACGGCGGCGGGAAGTGCGGACCGTTACTAATGATACACCCCGCGTGACTTCTTCTGACCCCTATAAATCCCCTAATACTAGGGTAATTCACCGGGTTCCGGTTCGGGAAAATCGACGGGATATTGAGGCGCGCTTGACTTTACCTCTGGAAAAGGCTTATACTGGAGGAGCAGAACGTATCCGCCTAGAAGATGGGCGATCGCTTGAGGTGAATATGCCGCCGGGAATGTTTACCGGTCAACGTATTCGCCTCAAAAATTTGGGCATTCAAGGGGGGGATTTATACCTGAAAATTACGGTAAAACCTCACGACTTTTTCAGGTTGGAAGAGTCTAATATTATCTGTGAGGTTCCAGTAACTCCCAGCGAAGCCACCCTAGGGGGAGAAATAGAGGTTCCCACTCTTGACGGTTGGGTGAAAATTAAACTCCCAGCGGGGGTAGTGTCGGGTCAATGTCTGAGACTAGCTAATAAAGGCTATCCTAACGAAAATGGCGATCGCGGTGATCAGTTAGTGGAAATTCAAATTGTCGCCCCCAAACAGATCACCACCCAGGAGAGGGAATTATACGAAAAACTCCGAGAAATCGAAACTTTTAATCCCCGTGAAGATCTCCCTGTTTAG
- a CDS encoding TRAP transporter small permease subunit, which yields MDRLLIVSQFIDRMNNYLGRVVSWLALVMIGVGTWNVIGRYVGRAIGQNLSSNALLETQWYIFDIIFLLGAAYTLKHHDHVRVDVIQSRLNVKQKALVDLLGTALFLIPFSVMIIFYSWGAVSNSWLIREVSPDPGGLPRYPIKALIIVSFVLLIIQGISEIIKNLAIIRNN from the coding sequence GTGGATAGACTGCTAATTGTATCCCAATTCATCGATCGCATGAATAATTATTTAGGGCGGGTGGTTTCCTGGTTAGCCCTAGTCATGATCGGAGTAGGAACCTGGAATGTAATTGGTAGGTATGTGGGTAGGGCGATCGGGCAAAATTTAAGTTCTAATGCACTCTTAGAAACCCAGTGGTATATTTTTGATATCATCTTTTTATTAGGTGCAGCCTATACCCTCAAACATCATGATCATGTAAGGGTTGATGTCATTCAAAGTCGGTTAAATGTTAAGCAAAAAGCCCTAGTTGACTTATTGGGAACCGCCTTATTTTTAATTCCCTTTTCCGTGATGATTATTTTCTACTCCTGGGGGGCTGTCTCCAACTCCTGGCTAATTCGGGAAGTCTCCCCCGACCCCGGCGGCTTACCCCGCTACCCAATTAAGGCGTTAATTATAGTTAGTTTTGTGTTATTAATTATTCAGGGCATCTCGGAAATTATCAAAAACTTGGCAATTATCCGAAATAATTAA